A genomic stretch from Thermomonospora umbrina includes:
- a CDS encoding isocitrate lyase/PEP mutase family protein has protein sequence MTDERRREQASAFLALHHGPEPLVIPNVWDGGSARIMEQAGFPALATTSAGIAFSHGVPDGALDRRAMTARIAQIVAATDVPVTADLESGYGPDPDDVAESVAEAVAIGVVGVNLEDILPGAPTLLDAARAAERIGVARRIAPKGTFVLNARTDTYLAGTPDPFAETLRRAERYIDAGADCIFVPGVDDLDTIAALADRIPAPLNIVAGLTGASRTVAELSRAGVARITIGGSLARAALATIETAARDMYDRGTFPFAATALSHADVQQRFNRPRVQG, from the coding sequence ATGACCGACGAACGACGCCGCGAGCAGGCCTCCGCGTTCCTGGCCCTGCATCACGGCCCCGAACCGCTGGTGATCCCCAACGTGTGGGACGGCGGCTCCGCGCGGATCATGGAGCAGGCGGGGTTCCCCGCCCTGGCGACCACCAGCGCCGGCATCGCCTTCAGCCACGGAGTCCCGGACGGGGCCCTGGATCGTCGGGCGATGACGGCCCGGATCGCGCAGATCGTCGCCGCGACCGACGTGCCGGTCACCGCCGATCTGGAGTCCGGGTACGGCCCCGACCCCGACGACGTGGCCGAGTCGGTCGCCGAGGCCGTCGCGATCGGCGTGGTGGGTGTCAACCTCGAGGACATCCTGCCCGGCGCGCCCACCCTGCTGGACGCCGCGCGGGCGGCCGAACGGATCGGTGTCGCGCGCCGGATCGCCCCCAAGGGCACGTTCGTGCTGAACGCCCGCACCGACACCTACCTGGCCGGGACGCCCGACCCGTTCGCCGAGACGCTACGGCGCGCCGAACGGTACATCGACGCCGGCGCCGACTGCATCTTCGTCCCCGGCGTCGATGATCTGGACACCATCGCCGCGCTGGCCGACCGCATCCCCGCTCCCCTGAACATCGTCGCCGGCCTCACCGGCGCATCCAGGACCGTGGCGGAGCTGAGCCGGGCGGGCGTCGCCCGCATCACCATCGGCGGAAGTCTGGCCCGCGCCGCCCTCGCCACCATCGAGACCGCCGCCCGCGACATGTACGACCGGGGGACCTTTCCCTTCGCCGCGACCGCCCTCTCCCACGCCGACGTCCAACAAAGGTTCAACCGGCCCCGCGTTCAGGGATGA
- a CDS encoding carboxylesterase/lipase family protein produces the protein MAQRFMGRLLVAVALACPVVCSGAPSPAASEAGVPGDPALVRIETGDLRGEATQGHRQFLNIPYAAPPIGELRWRAPRPAAVWNGERDATGRAPSCPQPGLLGAPPSGVEDCLYLNVYTPPDAAAGADLPVMVWVHGGGFTLGNGADYDSRALAPMADAVVVTINYRLGALGFLALPELKAEGPGLNHGLQDQQAALRWVQRNIGRFGGDKARITLFGESAGGISTCLNMVSPTAEGLFHRAVMQSGTCSIPLFDTRIDTAYRKGHQAAAKVGCADGPERLACLRAKPYSELVDAIPIGGVVESLTGLWGPVVDGVLLPDDPMKLVKAGRLAEVPVIGGVNREEGNFVTALMFDGTLGRPPTEAEYRAAVIELFGPTAGRTVPAVYASARYGSPGQALSAVYTDALFSCHTDRFIRAATRHTPTYAYQFNDPQAPSPLPIPGLRLGAAHAAEIPYLFNPHWDRFDGGQRALAHQMIQYWARFAATGRPDDPGLPAWSRYRKAATSYRELQPGGLPGTSSRSAFRFQHHCALWDRLENLP, from the coding sequence ATGGCTCAGCGGTTCATGGGTCGTCTTCTCGTTGCGGTGGCGCTGGCATGTCCGGTCGTGTGCTCCGGGGCACCGTCGCCGGCCGCGTCCGAGGCGGGCGTTCCGGGCGATCCGGCGCTGGTGAGGATCGAGACGGGGGATCTGCGCGGCGAGGCGACGCAGGGCCATCGACAGTTCCTGAACATCCCTTACGCCGCGCCGCCGATCGGTGAACTGCGGTGGAGGGCGCCACGGCCGGCCGCCGTCTGGAACGGGGAACGCGATGCCACCGGGCGCGCTCCGTCCTGTCCGCAGCCGGGGCTGCTGGGCGCACCGCCGTCCGGCGTCGAGGACTGTCTCTATCTGAACGTCTACACGCCTCCCGACGCCGCCGCCGGGGCCGACCTTCCGGTGATGGTCTGGGTGCACGGCGGCGGGTTCACCCTGGGCAACGGCGCGGACTACGACTCCCGGGCGCTGGCCCCGATGGCCGACGCCGTCGTGGTCACCATCAACTATCGGCTGGGCGCGCTCGGGTTCTTGGCGTTGCCCGAGTTGAAGGCCGAGGGACCGGGGCTCAACCATGGTCTGCAGGACCAGCAGGCGGCGTTGCGGTGGGTGCAGCGCAACATCGGGCGGTTCGGGGGCGACAAAGCGCGGATCACGCTCTTCGGCGAGTCCGCCGGGGGCATCAGCACCTGTCTGAACATGGTGTCGCCGACCGCCGAGGGCCTGTTCCACCGGGCGGTCATGCAGAGCGGGACCTGCTCCATCCCGCTGTTCGACACTCGAATCGACACCGCGTACCGCAAGGGACACCAGGCTGCGGCGAAGGTCGGCTGCGCGGACGGGCCCGAGCGGCTCGCGTGCCTGCGTGCCAAGCCGTACAGCGAATTGGTCGACGCGATACCGATCGGCGGTGTGGTCGAGAGCCTCACCGGCTTGTGGGGGCCCGTCGTCGACGGCGTGCTGCTGCCCGATGACCCGATGAAGCTGGTCAAGGCCGGGCGGCTCGCCGAGGTCCCCGTCATCGGCGGCGTGAACCGGGAGGAGGGCAACTTCGTCACCGCCCTCATGTTCGACGGCACGCTCGGCCGGCCGCCCACAGAGGCCGAGTATCGGGCCGCGGTGATCGAGCTGTTCGGCCCGACCGCCGGCCGGACCGTGCCGGCCGTCTATGCCTCGGCACGGTACGGATCGCCCGGCCAGGCTCTGTCGGCGGTGTACACCGACGCCCTCTTCAGTTGCCACACCGACCGGTTCATCCGCGCCGCGACACGGCACACACCCACCTACGCCTACCAGTTCAACGACCCGCAGGCGCCGAGCCCGTTGCCCATCCCCGGTCTGCGGCTCGGCGCCGCCCACGCGGCCGAGATCCCGTACCTCTTCAACCCCCACTGGGACCGGTTCGACGGCGGGCAGCGGGCGCTCGCGCACCAGATGATCCAGTACTGGGCCCGGTTCGCCGCCACCGGCCGGCCCGACGACCCGGGTCTACCCGCCTGGAGCCGCTACCGAAAGGCCGCCACCTCCTACCGAGAACTACAGCCGGGTGGCCTACCCGGGACGTCCAGCCGCAGCGCCTTCCGATTCCAGCACCACTGCGCCCTCTGGGACCGGCTCGAGAACCTGCCCTGA